A genomic segment from Bubalus kerabau isolate K-KA32 ecotype Philippines breed swamp buffalo chromosome 14, PCC_UOA_SB_1v2, whole genome shotgun sequence encodes:
- the AARD gene encoding alanine and arginine-rich domain-containing protein → MGLEDSGRRREGPSRGPHSILHAAGLRSSTLRPSRGFLEGGRGVDGPEEAQAAGPRLDELKRRLVRAFQRAVLRGSSRRLREEAAAREAQSRARVESALAGLRAELLEMRFQNRQLARTLLDLNMKMQQLKKEDEMETALESQSSEDNAQDLE, encoded by the exons ATGGGCCTAGAGGACTCCGGCCGCCGCAGAGAGGGGCCCTCCCGGGGCCCCCACAGCATCCTCCACGCGGCCGGGCTCCGGTCCTCCACCCTGCGTCCCTCACGAGGCTTCCTCGAAGGCGGCAGGGGCGTGGACGGCCCGGAGGAGGCCCAGGCCGCCGGTCCGCGGCTGGACGAGCTCAAGCGGCGGCTGGTGCGCGCCTTCCAGCGGGCGGTGCTGCGCGGCAGCTCCAGGCGTTTGCGGGAAGAGGCGGCGGCGCGGGAGGCGCAGAGCCGGGCGCGCGTGGAGAGCGCCCTGGCCGGGCTGCGCGCCGAGCTG CTGGAAATGCGTTTCCAGAATCGTCAGCTGGCCAGAACTCTGCTGGATTTAAACATGAAAATGCAACAACTGAAAAAAGAGGACGAAATGGAAACTGCATTAGAATCGCAGAGCTCTGAAGATAATGCTCAGGATCTGGAATGA